GAGGTGGCGATTCTGGCCGGCGCGCGCCGGGACCTGTGGCGCGACACATCGCAAGGCTGGCAGCTGGCCGAGCGCGAGGTACTGTTGGACCAGCACGTGGTCCTGGACAAAAACCTCTACCTGTTTTTCTGACCGCCCGGCCGCATACCGCGCACCGGAGTCATCGCACGGTAAGCGCTTCGCCCGGCTTGCTCAGCCGGGCACCACCGGGCGCTCCGGTGGTGGCTTGGCCTGCGCTGCGCGCAGCATGTCACGCACCGCCGGCAGAATTTCGGTCGCGGCGTAGCGCATCGAGTCATGGATGTCTTCTTGCGAGATGCAACCAGCATCAATATTCAGCAGCAGCCCGCTGGGCCGCACCGCATCAATCAGCACCTCGAAGCGTTCCAGGCACGCGTTGCGGTCGCCCCAGATTGCAAACCGCTGCGGAAACTCGTTCATCACCACATCATGCACGTGCCCCGGATCGCCCAGCTCCCGGAACACCTCTCCAAGCTGGCGGTACGCGGTGTACGCTTCGCCCACGCTGCTTCCATAGGCTTGCATGTTGCGGCCGAAAATCTCCATCTGTCCGGCCAGCGAGCGAGCCCCGACCTCACGCGCCAGCGCGGCATCGGCACGGGCGTGGAAGTGCAATCCAAGCAGCCAGCGCCCGCGCGTGCCCCACTGTGCCTGGTGACGCTGCGCGTAATAGCCCACGCCATCGAGCACGACCGGTAACGGCAGCAGCAGATAGCTCGGAATGATCAGGCCAAAGCGTGCCTGGACTGCGTTCTCGATGCTCGGTGGGCCGCTGACGTAGGCCATGTAAACCGGCGGCTCTTCCTGCACGAAACGTGGCAACAGCTCGAAATCGCGTACCGACCAGAACCGGCCGTTGATGTCGAGCCGCTCGCCTTGACCATCAAGCAATCGTCGCGTGGTGGTGCAGAATTCCGCCATCCGCTCGCGCGATTCGGACTGGTCGTAACCCAGCCGTTCGTACAGCCACGGATGCCCGCGGCCGATACCGATCATGGCGCGCCCGTCGCTGAGCACATCGAGTGCCGCGTAGTCGGAGGCCACGATCGCCGGATGATGCAGCGGCGCAATGGTGATGGCTGACATGAATTTCAGGCGCTCGGTGCGGGCCGCCGCGTTGGCGAACAGCGCTACCGGGTTGGGCGAGACCGAAAACGTCGATTCCGCAAAGTCCAGCCCATACGACTGCGTGGTGGCGTAGAAGTCATAGCCCAGCGTGTCGGCTGCCTGCATCTGCTCCAGCAGCGCGGCGTAATGATGACGGTGATTGGTGCGCGGCTCGCGGACCGATGCTTCAGAAAAGAGGCCGATCAAAGGTTCCATGCTTTCCCCACCAACGCGTACATGTTGTTTCTGCTTCCGTTCCCCGGAGCCTAACCGACTGCCTATTCAGTGGCCAGAGTAGGACGACAGGCGTCGCACCCCGCGTCCCGCCGCTCGCTGAACCGCCCGCTCAGCGCAGGGCGGACAACCAGTGCGCGTACGGTGCCGGCAACACCCAGGCCGGGTTGTCGATTTTCAGCTCACGCGCGGCCAGGTACGGCCAGTGCGGGTTGGCCAGATGTCCCTTGCCGATCAGCACCAGGTCCAGCTGTCCATTCTGTAGCGCTTTTTCGGCGACTGCCGGCTCG
This DNA window, taken from Immundisolibacter sp., encodes the following:
- a CDS encoding LLM class flavin-dependent oxidoreductase, coding for MEPLIGLFSEASVREPRTNHRHHYAALLEQMQAADTLGYDFYATTQSYGLDFAESTFSVSPNPVALFANAAARTERLKFMSAITIAPLHHPAIVASDYAALDVLSDGRAMIGIGRGHPWLYERLGYDQSESRERMAEFCTTTRRLLDGQGERLDINGRFWSVRDFELLPRFVQEEPPVYMAYVSGPPSIENAVQARFGLIIPSYLLLPLPVVLDGVGYYAQRHQAQWGTRGRWLLGLHFHARADAALAREVGARSLAGQMEIFGRNMQAYGSSVGEAYTAYRQLGEVFRELGDPGHVHDVVMNEFPQRFAIWGDRNACLERFEVLIDAVRPSGLLLNIDAGCISQEDIHDSMRYAATEILPAVRDMLRAAQAKPPPERPVVPG